The region cacaagaacagaaaaccaaacaccacatgttcttactaataagtgggagttgaacaatgagaacccatggacacagggagggggacatcacacagtggggcctgttgggggatggggggctaggggagagatagcattaggataaatacgtAACGCAGATGAacggttgatgggtgcagcaaaccaccatggcatgtgtatacctatgtaacaaaactgaacgttctgcacatgtaccccagaatttgaattaaaaaaaagaaagaaaaaaatactgccaGAGAAAACAaccataaatcattttattttcaatctaaaaagataaataaataaataaataaataataaaaaaataaataaaactctgcTACAGTTAAGTTACTCCAAAAGGGATTCCATCACCTGCACTTAAATGCAACCCCTACTGAAACTAGGATTCGAGGCTCTTCACAGCCTGTGCTCAACCACTCCTTTTGTCTTATCTCCCACTATTCCCTACAGTTTCAGGCATCTGTACTTATTTACATCATTTTGCACTGAATTCACTGTTTACCAAACACACAATGCTCTTCCATACCTCTGTGTTTGCACATATGCTctgtgtttttatgttttcacAGAAATGACATTCCCACACTTGGGTAAACTCTTACTTATTGCGTAAGACCCACTCAAACATATAGTGTAACTTGCTCTTTCCTTTGTTGCAACCATACTACTTTGTTCACACCTCCAGATGAGCACTTTTAATAGTTCACTGTAATCATTTACTTACATATCTGCTTCCCCAATTAGATGATTAACCTAATTGTCATTGCAGGGACtatgtgtttttctttatgtatcaTCAATGTttgcttggcacatggtaagttttcaatacatattttaatgaaGAATAAAACACAAACTGGATTTAACtgcttttttgtgtatgtgtatctgcCTTTGTCCCACCAGATatcattcaattatttttatcttccccAATGTGCaacttgtaaaaaataaatgatagtgCTGATAGCATCTCAAGCAAATCCAGTTACCATGTTTTACTCTTCTTTATATTTCCTATATGACCGAGCACAAAACTTTTTATCTAACAGGAACTTAAAAATGTCTGAATTGACTTTATAGCACCAAGAAAAACACAGAAGGCATTATACCTATAGAGGAAGACTGTGGACTAATCAGAAGGTCCTCTTGGACTTGTTCACTTCCTGGAACTGTCTGCTGATCACTCAGTGAACTCTGAGATGCACTGACAGGCTGGGACACTTCCTCATGGACCTCCTCGTCACTTAATCTCTCTACTTTGACCCGGACATCTTCTTCGGTACCTAAAGGCAAGGTAGTTTTTGTGCTCTCACAAGTCACATAATCAGCCATTCTTCTACCGGTCTCAGATGGGCCAGGTAATTCTAAAGTCCGGGTATTTTCTGCTTGCTTAACTTTCTCAGGCTGAATCCTTCGATCAATTCCAAAAGGAAAAGTCCAGGGAAAAGCTAAGGAAGAGTCAACCGGTTGGTTTCTATTTTCTGAGTAGGAAGCTGAAGAATTCAATACCTGGGGTGAGCTTGTTTGTGTGCCACACTTTACAGGACTTTCAGGAGACATAACAATGTAGCTTTTGCGCTTTCTCCGGGATTCTCGGCAGACAGGAATCGTTCTTTCTACCACACTGCACTCTGAGGACACGGGAGAAATGCTCCCATCTCGAGAAGTAAAATTGCAGTTAGAATTATTTTCTTGTCCAGCATCTAGACCCTTTTCAGGTTGGCTGTTGGGTGTATTCCATAAAATGCTTGATTTCATGAACTCTGAGCAGGTGCTGGCAACACTGAACATTTGCATATAGCTGGCTGCTGCTAGAACATCAATAATATTTTCTGTGTTAATTGATAGAGTGGCTGTGTAAGCATATTCCAAAAGAGGTATAAAGCCAGTCACTGTAACATGATGCAGATCCAACACATTCTTGTTCTCATCCTCGGCTTGGCCTACAAGTTTGGTGCGAAAGAAATCACTGCAAGCTGCTAGTACCACCTTATGTGCCCGGAAGATTTTGTCCTGGACACGAATAGTGATATCACAAAAATGTCCATCATTTCGCAGCATATTTAGCTTTCCAAGCATTTCCTGGCTGTGGGAAGAGGAGCTATGAGTAAATGTTTTCACACCCATCTTTTACTTCCTCTTCTACAGATGCTCTTCAAGGAtgcaaataaatcagaaatgtcctaaaaaaatacataaaataaagcatTAATTGATATTTTAGTGGTTTAAAATGTGATTTAGATCATTTTCATGTGGCCACTGTACTAAATTAAAAAGCTGAAAGATGGTAGTGAGAGAGAAACTTCAAGGTAGGGACTGTATAGAAATATATTCTCCTTATCTGCCTTCCAAACTGTCCAATCAGTGAAGTCTGTGAaccaatgtttttttttgttttgttttgttttgtttttgagacagagtctcgctctgttgcccaggctggagtgcagcgggtggtcttggctcactgcaacctctgcctcccgggttcaagcaattctcctgcctcagcctcccgagtagctgggattacaggcacccgccatcatgcctggctaagttttgtatttttgtagagatggggtttcaccatgttggccaggctggtcttgaactcctgacctcaggtgataggcctgcctaggcctcccaaagtgctgggattacaggcgtgagccaccatgcccagcctgtgaaCCAGCGTTTTAATGAGCTGCAGGGCTGCAACAGTTTGTAAATAATGACAATTGTAGAGTGTCTTCTATGTGCCAGACGTATTTGAAATGCTTCACATTTAATAATTAGTTGATTGTCATCATATCTCTGTCAGTAGGCATATTATCATTCCTGTTTCTAAATGTGAGCACGCAGCAGGCAATGCCAGTGTAAACACTGAACAATCCATTACATAATCATCCCTGTTAATGTTTTATGCAGGTAAATAtatagaggaaaagaaagatgggaaaaagaaaaaaaggaagtggaaagaaaaaaaaaaagatttcaagatgaatttaaaaaggttgccaggtgtggtagctcacacctgtaatcccagcactttgggaggccaaggcaggcggattgcttgagctcaggagtccaataccagcctggccaacatggcaaaaccctgtctctataaaaaacacacaaaaattagctgggtgtggtggcatgggcctgtagtcccagctattcgggacgctgatgtggaaggatcacctgagcctgggaggtggaggttgcagtgagctgagactgcaccactgcactccacccttggtgacaaagtaagaccctgtctaaaaaaatataaGTCACAGACTATTCTAACTTGAGAAGACAAAATGATCAATTTGAGACTGTTCCATGTCAGACTTCACAAAAGAATAAGGCATAAATCTCTGTTCCAAAGCAGCCAGGTAAAGCTACTGAAATAATTATCTTGACCATAATTAGTAACAGAAGTTCGAATGTAAACTGAGTGTTCCACATACCCTTCCTGAAGTCAACTGACCACAATGAGACACTAGACAGCCAGGGACTGGTCTACGCAAACCATCACGTAACGTATTTGCTGATTTAGG is a window of Gorilla gorilla gorilla isolate KB3781 chromosome 9, NHGRI_mGorGor1-v2.1_pri, whole genome shotgun sequence DNA encoding:
- the ZBTB44 gene encoding zinc finger and BTB domain-containing protein 44 isoform X3, giving the protein MGVKTFTHSSSSHSQEMLGKLNMLRNDGHFCDITIRVQDKIFRAHKVVLAACSDFFRTKLVGQAEDENKNVLDLHHVTVTGFIPLLEYAYTATLSINTENIIDVLAAASYMQMFSVASTCSEFMKSSILWNTPNSQPEKGLDAGQENNSNCNFTSRDGSISPVSSECSVVERTIPVCRESRRKRKSYIVMSPESPVKCGTQTSSPQVLNSSASYSENRNQPVDSSLAFPWTFPFGIDRRIQPEKVKQAENTRTLELPGPSETGRRMADYVTCESTKTTLPLGTEEDVRVKVERLSDEEVHEEVSQPVSASQSSLSDQQTVPGSEQVQEDLLISPQSSSIGSVDEGVSEGLPTLQSTSSTNAPPDDDDRTERPSPNGPDRPFQCPTCGVRFTRIQNLKQHMLIHSGIKPFQCDRCGKKFTRAYSLKMHRLKHEGKRCFRCQICSATFTSFGEYKHHMRVSRHIIRKPRIYECKTCGAMFTNSGNLIVHLRSLNHEASELANYFQSSDFLVPDYLNQEQEETLVQYDLGEHGFESNSSVQMPVISQVSSTQNCESTFPLGSLGGLAEKEEEVPEQPKNSVCAEATRDDPPKSELSSITIE
- the ZBTB44 gene encoding zinc finger and BTB domain-containing protein 44 isoform X4, which gives rise to MGVKTFTHSSSSHSQEMLGKLNMLRNDGHFCDITIRVQDKIFRAHKVVLAACSDFFRTKLVGQAEDENKNVLDLHHVTVTGFIPLLEYAYTATLSINTENIIDVLAAASYMQMFSVASTCSEFMKSSILWNTPNSQPEKGLDAGQENNSNCNFTSRDGSISPVSSECSVVERTIPVCRESRRKRKSYIVMSPESPVKCGTQTSSPQVLNSSASYSENRNQPVDSSLAFPWTFPFGIDRRIQPEKVKQAENTRTLELPGPSETGRRMADYVTCESTKTTLPLGTEEDVRVKVERLSDEEVHEEVSQPVSASQSSLSDQQTVPGSEQVQEDLLISPQSSSIGSVDEGVSEGLPTLQSTSSTNAPPDDDDRLENVQYPYQLYIAPSTSSTERPSPNGPDRPFQCPTCGVRFTRIQNLKQHMLIHSGIKPFQCDRCGKKFTRAYSLKMHRLKHEGKRCFRCQICSATFTSFGEYKHHMRVSRHIIRKPRIYECKTCGAMFTNSGNLIVHLRSLNHEASELANYFQSSDFLVPDYLNQEQEETLVQYDLGEHGFESNSSVQMPVISQYHSKGKEP
- the ZBTB44 gene encoding zinc finger and BTB domain-containing protein 44 isoform X7, encoding MGVKTFTHSSSSHSQEMLGKLNMLRNDGHFCDITIRVQDKIFRAHKVVLAACSDFFRTKLVGQAEDENKNVLDLHHVTVTGFIPLLEYAYTATLSINTENIIDVLAAASYMQMFSVASTCSEFMKSSILWNTPNSQPEKGLDAGQENNSNCNFTSRDGSISPVSSECSVVERTIPVCRESRRKRKSYIVMSPESPVKCGTQTSSPQVLNSSASYSENRNQPVDSSLAFPWTFPFGIDRRIQPEKVKQAENTRTLELPGPSETGRRMADYVTCESTKTTLPLGTEEDVRVKVERLSDEEVHEEVSQPVSASQSSLSDQQTVPGSEQVQEDLLISPQSSSIGSVDEGVSEGLPTLQSTSSTNAPPDDDDRTERPSPNGPDRPFQCPTCGVRFTRIQNLKQHMLIHSGIKPFQCDRCGKKFTRAYSLKMHRLKHEVIS
- the ZBTB44 gene encoding zinc finger and BTB domain-containing protein 44 isoform X2 translates to MGVKTFTHSSSSHSQEMLGKLNMLRNDGHFCDITIRVQDKIFRAHKVVLAACSDFFRTKLVGQAEDENKNVLDLHHVTVTGFIPLLEYAYTATLSINTENIIDVLAAASYMQMFSVASTCSEFMKSSILWNTPNSQPEKGLDAGQENNSNCNFTSRDGSISPVSSECSVVERTIPVCRESRRKRKSYIVMSPESPVKCGTQTSSPQVLNSSASYSENRNQPVDSSLAFPWTFPFGIDRRIQPEKVKQAENTRTLELPGPSETGRRMADYVTCESTKTTLPLGTEEDVRVKVERLSDEEVHEEVSQPVSASQSSLSDQQTVPGSEQVQEDLLISPQSSSIGSVDEGVSEGLPTLQSTSSTNAPPDDDDRSTERPSPNGPDRPFQCPTCGVRFTRIQNLKQHMLIHSGIKPFQCDRCGKKFTRAYSLKMHRLKHEGKRCFRCQICSATFTSFGEYKHHMRVSRHIIRKPRIYECKTCGAMFTNSGNLIVHLRSLNHEASELANYFQSSDFLVPDYLNQEQEETLVQYDLGEHGFESNSSVQMPVISQVSSTQNCESTFPLGSLGGLAEKEEEVPEQPKNSVCAEATRDDPPKSELSSITIE
- the ZBTB44 gene encoding zinc finger and BTB domain-containing protein 44 isoform X6; translated protein: MGVKTFTHSSSSHSQEMLGKLNMLRNDGHFCDITIRVQDKIFRAHKVVLAACSDFFRTKLVGQAEDENKNVLDLHHVTVTGFIPLLEYAYTATLSINTENIIDVLAAASYMQMFSVASTCSEFMKSSILWNTPNSQPEKGLDAGQENNSNCNFTSRDGSISPVSSECSVVERTIPVCRESRRKRKSYIVMSPESPVKCGTQTSSPQVLNSSASYSENRNQPVDSSLAFPWTFPFGIDRRIQPEKVKQAENTRTLELPGPSETGRRMADYVTCESTKTTLPLGTEEDVRVKVERLSDEEVHEEVSQPVSASQSSLSDQQTVPGSEQVQEDLLISPQSSSIGSVDEGVSEGLPTLQSTSSTNAPPDDDDRLENVQYPYQLYIAPSTSSTERPSPNGPDRPFQCPTCGVRFTRIQNLKQHMLIHSGIKPFQCDRCGKKFTRAYSLKMHRLKHEVIS
- the ZBTB44 gene encoding zinc finger and BTB domain-containing protein 44 isoform X5; its protein translation is MGVKTFTHSSSSHSQEMLGKLNMLRNDGHFCDITIRVQDKIFRAHKVVLAACSDFFRTKLVGQAEDENKNVLDLHHVTVTGFIPLLEYAYTATLSINTENIIDVLAAASYMQMFSVASTCSEFMKSSILWNTPNSQPEKGLDAGQENNSNCNFTSRDGSISPVSSECSVVERTIPVCRESRRKRKSYIVMSPESPVKCGTQTSSPQVLNSSASYSENRNQPVDSSLAFPWTFPFGIDRRIQPEKVKQAENTRTLELPGPSETGRRMADYVTCESTKTTLPLGTEEDVRVKVERLSDEEVHEEVSQPVSASQSSLSDQQTVPGSEQVQEDLLISPQSSSIGSVDEGVSEGLPTLQSTSSTNAPPDDDDRSTERPSPNGPDRPFQCPTCGVRFTRIQNLKQHMLIHSGIKPFQCDRCGKKFTRAYSLKMHRLKHEGKRCFRCQICSATFTSFGEYKHHMRVSRHIIRKPRIYECKTCGAMFTNSGNLIVHLRSLNHEASELANYFQSSDFLVPDYLNQEQEETLVQYDLGEHGFESNSSVQMPVISQYHSKGKEP
- the ZBTB44 gene encoding zinc finger and BTB domain-containing protein 44 isoform X1 — encoded protein: MGVKTFTHSSSSHSQEMLGKLNMLRNDGHFCDITIRVQDKIFRAHKVVLAACSDFFRTKLVGQAEDENKNVLDLHHVTVTGFIPLLEYAYTATLSINTENIIDVLAAASYMQMFSVASTCSEFMKSSILWNTPNSQPEKGLDAGQENNSNCNFTSRDGSISPVSSECSVVERTIPVCRESRRKRKSYIVMSPESPVKCGTQTSSPQVLNSSASYSENRNQPVDSSLAFPWTFPFGIDRRIQPEKVKQAENTRTLELPGPSETGRRMADYVTCESTKTTLPLGTEEDVRVKVERLSDEEVHEEVSQPVSASQSSLSDQQTVPGSEQVQEDLLISPQSSSIGSVDEGVSEGLPTLQSTSSTNAPPDDDDRLENVQYPYQLYIAPSTSSTERPSPNGPDRPFQCPTCGVRFTRIQNLKQHMLIHSGIKPFQCDRCGKKFTRAYSLKMHRLKHEGKRCFRCQICSATFTSFGEYKHHMRVSRHIIRKPRIYECKTCGAMFTNSGNLIVHLRSLNHEASELANYFQSSDFLVPDYLNQEQEETLVQYDLGEHGFESNSSVQMPVISQVSSTQNCESTFPLGSLGGLAEKEEEVPEQPKNSVCAEATRDDPPKSELSSITIE